The Polyodon spathula isolate WHYD16114869_AA chromosome 53, ASM1765450v1, whole genome shotgun sequence genomic sequence CGGTGACAGTCTGGTTCATTGTGTTGCAATCACACCCTGACTCGGTGACAGTCTGGTTCATTGTGTTGCAATCACACCCTGACTCAGTGACAGTCTGGTTCATTGTGTTGCACACCCTGACTCGGTGACAGTCTGGTTCATTGTGTTGCAATCACACCCTGACTCGGTGACAGTCTGGTTCATTGTGTTGCAATCACACCCTGACTCGGTGGCACTCCGGTTCATTACGACACATGCTTGTGTGCCAGCACTGCTGTGTAAGCTCCTGTTAACAGATCCACAATGCACCTGACCAGACTCCACTTCCTGCCAAATGAGTAATGGCTTTTGGAGTGTAAATTGCCTCACTGATGCAatcttgacatttaaaaaaaatatattttttcatctcTAATCGGAAAAGTAGACCATATAGGGGAAAAAAGTGTGCAAAGTtaaattaagagttttgtttcaaatgacggtgtgtttttgtaaatctaaagcAGTTGTATTgacaacaacatgtttttattcttaatatgCTTGTGTGAGCTACCTGTAGGTTTGCAGAGTGTTTGAAGTGCTATGCAGCTCAGTGTGGTGCTTTGTGTTGATTAGACATGAGGTTTTCCCAGTGCTCTACTCCGACGCATCTAATTTCAATCCCCTTTCATTATGTATCTAACGCACATTTCTACCTTAATGCTATAGTAAATGTGAACTAATGTTAACCCCTTCTAGACGGCAAACAGTGAGCTCTCGGGGAAGGTGGAATGGAATAAACACTGAGCTCTCAGGGAAGGTGGAATGGAATAAACACTGAGCTCTCAGGGAAGGTGGAATGGAATAAACAGTGATCTCTCGGGAAGGTGGAATGGAATAAACACTGAGCTCTCGGGAAGGTGGAACGGAATAAACACTGAGCTCTCGGGGAAGGTGGAATGGAATAAACACTGAGCTCTCAGGGAAGGTGGAATGGAATAAACAGTGATCTCTCGGGAAGGTGGAATGGAATAAACACTGAGCTCTCGGGGAAGGTGGAACGGAATAAACACTGAGCTCTCGGGAAGGTGGAATGGAATAAACACTGAGCTCTCGGGGAAGGTGGAACGGAATAAACACTGAGCTCTCGGGGAAGGTGGAACGGAATAAACACTGAGCTCTTGGGGAAGGTGGAACGGAATAAACACTGAGCTCTCGGGGAAGGTGGAACGGAATAAACACTGAGCTCTTGGGGAAGGTGGAACGGAATAAACACTGAGCTCTCGGGGAAGGTGGAACGGAATAAACACTGAGCTCTCGGGGAAGGTGGAACGGAATAAACACTGAGCTCTCGGGGAAGGTGGAACGGAATAAACACTGAGCGGGGAAGGTGGAACGGAATAAACACTGAGCTCTCGGGGAAGGTGGAACGGAATAAACACTGAGCTCTCGGGGAAGGTGGAACGGAATAAACACTGAGCTCTCGGGAAGGTGGAACGGAATAAACACTGAGCTCTCGGGGAAGGTGGAACGGAATAAACACTGAGCTCCCGGGAAGGTGGAACGGAATAAACACTGAGCTCCCGGGAAGGTGGAACGGAATAAACACTGAGCTCCCGGGAAGGTGGAACGGAATAAACACTGAGCTCTCGGGGAAGGTGGAACGGAATAAACACTGAGCTCCCGGGAAGGTGGAACGGAATAAACACTGAGCTCTCGGGAAGGTGGAACGGAATAAACACTGAGCTCTCGGGAAGGTGGAACGGAATAAACACTGAGCTCTCGGGAAGGTGGAACGGAATAAACACTGAGCTCTCGGGAAGGTGGaatgtgtagcaagagaaacagcgatgcgttttgccgtttgtttacaCGCCATTTTTTTtggatgaggtgcactcgtggaaatcggaatacaaaacaaggcaatgaTGTGacagcagttctggaaagatttaataaaccaatcggtgCGTCTCGCTCGCAATGACACGTCgcatttgaaaagactgaataaactatTTGAGTTATTAGgtaacaaaacagtactgtatcagctgTGAATGAATCGCTAGGTTTTAGGCGGCGCATGtccaatgggaaaaatcagtttccccacaagggtgttctcttaggaggtggaGACTATAGTAATTGTCTTGGATTTGCATAGAAAACAGATTCCTTTATACATGCTTTGGTTTAACCTAAAGTCTAGATGACTTTAATATAGTATCATATTTAGTTTATGAAACGTGTTAATAGACAGCTCTTCTGATTTTAATATTCTGGTATTTGTACGTAGCCTTATTTATCTcctatgtatttgtttatttgtgtttgtttctttgttggtGCAGAAGTCCAGCTTTCTTCTACTCTGCTGGTATCAGTACAGGAATGATTGCATCACTCATCGTCCTGGTTTTCATTGTAGCCAGGCTCCTCCCCAAGGTGAGTACAGTGTCCACTATTAAGCAGCTATTGCAGGACAAAGGTGTTTCTgaacagaataaaacaatgttGATAGTGCAGAACTTTACTTTGTTCTCGCAGCTGTATGATAGTTGTATTTCATTCATTTGCTACCCCTTGACCTGGCTTGTGTCCTGTTATAGGCCCACCCTTTCATCTGTGCTTCAGACAGTGCAGCTGGGAGCCCTGCAGGGGCTGTGTGCATCAGACAGTACAGCTGGGAGCCCTGCGGGGGCTGTGCGCGACTCACAGTGCAGCTGGGAGCCCTGCGGGGGCTGTGCGCTTCAGACAGTGCAGCTGGGAGCCCTGCGGGGGCTGTGCGCGTCGGACAGTGCAGCTGGGAGCCCTGCGGGGGCTGTGCGCGTCGGACAGTGCAGCTGGGAGCCCTGCGGGGGCTGTGCGCGTCGGACAGTGCAGCTGGGAGCCCTGCGGGGGCTGTGCGCGTCGGACAGTGCAGCTGGGAGCCCTGCGGGGGCTGTGCGCGTCGGACAGTGCAGCTGGGAGCCCTGCGGGGGCTGTGCGCGTCGGACAGTGCAGCTGGGAGCCCTGCGGGGGCTGTGCGCGTCGGACAGTGCAGCTGGGAGCCCTGCGGGGGCTGTGCGCGTCGGACAGTGCAGCTGGGAGCCCTGCGGGGGCTGTGCGCGTCGGACAGTGCAGCTGGGAGCCCTGCGGGGGCTGTGCGCGTCGGACAGTGCAGCTGGGAGCCCTGCGGGGGCTGTGCGCTTCGGACAGTGCAGCTGGGAGCCCTGCGGGGGCTGTGCGCTTCGGACAGTGCAGCTGGGAGCCCTGCGGGGGCTGTGCGCGTCGGACAGTGCAGCTGGGAGCCCTGCGGGGGCTGTGCGCTTCGGACAGTGCAGCTGGGAGCCCTGCGGGGGCTGTGCGCTTCGGACAGTGCAGCTGGGAGCCCTGCGGGGGCTGTGCGCTTCGGACAGTGCAGCTGGGAGCCCTGCGGGGGCTGTGCGCTTCGGACAGTGCAGCTGGGAGCCCTGCGGGGGCTGTGCGCTTCGGACAGTGCAGCTGGGAGCCCTGCGAGGGCTGTGCATTTCAGACAGTGCTGGCAGACTCTGGTTGATGGAGGTAGCTGTGGCACTTGGTAGAAAGATCCGCCATGTTTGAACTGAATTCGTATCAATTGTCTAATTTAAAAATGCAGAACATGGAAACCAGAAAACTCTTCAACAGTGCAACTCGCACCTTGCGTGTAAAAGCACTTTTTATATCGTCTTGCTAGAAAATGGCGTCGGAGGAGGGAGAGTGGGTTcgatagctggatcttcaaagagtTTCTCAAACTTTCGCCCGACTGCACGGTTCAGGGTATTTACGTGGTGGGTCTGGAGCTGTTGAGTAATACATGAATGGATATCTgttctctgattggctgaaacaaccCGGATGGTTCCATATTCAATATGTACTTATGAGGCTATAGTGCAAACTGAATCAGAAGACgcattttaaagcagtgtttCGTAAATCTAAGGAAGGAAACAGTAACAGAAGATATTGTCAGTTTGCTTTTACTTGCAATCCTTGCACGGCCCTTTCTCTGCATTGGACAGGATTGTTGCGTCATGTCATGTGACAGGTTTTGTTCTTGGTTTCCCTGCAGAAAAGTCCCTTCTATGTGCTGCTGGTGGGAGGCTGGTCCTTCTCTCTGTATCTCATCCAGCTGGTGTTCAGGAACCTGCAGCACCTCATCAAGCAGCACTGGCAGTACGTCACAGGTCAGCTTCTGATTGCACTGAGCCTTGAAGGCATTGCAGACACGCTGCAAAACGTGGAATACCGCGGGCGTCAAAACCTTTGTGGGAATGAACGTTCTTTTAGTTGTGGTTCACCGCTTTCTAATTTTGAAGTATTGTGTGACCATCCCTGTGGCATCTGTGGTGTAGGAACCGATTCCTTAAAATCCAAGTGTGCTTCagtgtttcagtttttaaacttCATCATTCAAGCAGTGTTAGTCTATTAGAAATGAATAATCACATTACAACTGAAGACCATTGATTTTAATGACTTTCCCAATCAATTAACAGAATCTTAAATGGCGGAGGGTGCTTCTAAAGATGTTCTATATTCCCAAGATTCTCAACTCTGGCTTTACTTCCGGCACACAAGGGATCGTGGGATATAAAGAGCGCTCCAGGGCTGTTTTTTATATAGAATGTGTCTCTGGGGAGGGTCAGATTTGTTGCCCAGGGCCCACAGAAGAAATATATTAACCTGGCGAATGGTGACCTAACATAATTgataagaaaaacaaacttttctGAACACAGTCCTTCATCCGCTCAAGTGCAGTGAAGATCATGTGCTATATAAAGCACTGTGTGATTGACATGTAGCAAAGCACTTGATTTACTGCAGCATGGTAAAAGTAATATTTtgctataataatacaaatgtacttGTGCTACTGCAGTTGCTATTTAATGCTGTAGTGAAGTATGTGAGATGCATTAAATAACTGGCCTGATTGATTCAGGAATTCCAAATTctcttgtatataaaaaaaaaaaaaaaagttctccaaCACAATGTAATGAAGTTACAAAACGATAATTCATTGAGagtctttgttttatgaatgttttttaTAGTTGCAGGGAAGTTACAGTAGTAAATGATCGAAGTGATATTCGAGTAAATGTTAAACTAAATGTATAAAAAGTGATGTCTAATTCCAATAAATCCACGTTTTACAATTGTGAATGCCATGTGAAACTCTCTGCTTTCAGCCAAAAGACAGCAGCTTGCAACATCATCAGAGCGTTCCTTTCACCACAGTACTACAAGTTAATCATTATCTTAGccacaaatattttaaaacctgtCAAATTACAAGTAATGTATGTATATGAACCATTAGCTGGCATGAATCATTTTCAGTAAATGACATTGTTGATACATTGTATTAATGgtcttttaaataacatttcatgTTGccagcaaacaggtgtgattgaTCGATCGtatatttaatcaattaaaaaatgtcaaaattaaGACCCCCAATATAATCGAACCATTTAATCTTTTGTTGTGTAGTATATAGTACTTCTCTGCGATGAGGACTGTGGTGAATTTTCTGGGAAAAAGCTAGTTTTCCgcaatcagaaaaaataaattctctgatttttttaaaaataaataaatctgcgttattccacaattaaaataaaaggctaaaattgagtcAGTACTTATTTATTGGCACACTTTCAGATTTGAAGGAAGTTGCAAGCTCACCAGTGTgtcatcaatcaataataaacaaatgcactattttactgtaaacattaCAATACGCCTGTGTAGGAATAATAACCAGAAAGTGTTCCTATTAGTTTATCTCGAGTTGCTCTGTCACCTGGATGAGTGGAAGCAGCTTGTTGAGTAGTGAAGAAGCACTGGATagtgaagtaaactgcagcttccCTTCAGTATGACTGTGACCGTGTGCCTCGTTCAGCCTTCACCTCTATGCACGAGAAGCACTTTTAATCAACAAGTATGTTTACTAACTTTAAAGCAGAATTGCCAGTGTTGATTATattgataagtgtattgatttggttatcaagtgtaaaactaaaaattctcaGACAGCATAAAAATTCAGTGTTCTTCCGTGTTATTCTGCAGCAATTGGATTCttagcagccctgatgataacACACAAGACAGGATAGCAGAGGTGTTCTGATAATCAAAGTTTCTTAGTATTTgagaattgtacaaaaaaaaaaagtcgggACCTTATTTAAGCGTGGTATGAAAGAGGGCAATGAGATGCTTTTTAACTCTGGCGTGTTTGTGTTGCTTTGTAGGCTATGTGATGCTGGTGGGCTTCCTGAGCTTCGCTGTGTGCTACAGGCACGGCCCCCTGGTGGAGGAGCGCAGTATTAACCTGCTGAACTGGGTGCTGCAGTTGCTTGGTCTCCTCCTGCTCTACGCAGGGATCCaggtccagcaggtggcagtggcGCTCATCATCGCTGCAGTGTGCGCCAAGAATCTGGAGTACCCTGTCCGACTGGGCATCGCAGTGCACGGGTATGCTTCACACTGCTCAGGATAGCACAGTGCATGGGTATGCTTCACGCTGCTCAGGATAGCACAGTGCATGGGTATGCTTCACACTGCTCAGGATAGCACAGTGCATGGGTATGCTTCACACTGCTCAGGATAGCACAGTGCATGGGTATGCTTCACACTGCTCAGGATAGCACAGTGCATGGGTATGCTTCACACTGCTCAGGATAGCACAGTGCATGGGTATGCTTCACACTGCTCAGGATAGCACAGTGCATGGGTATGCTTCACACTGCTCAGGATAGCACAGTGCATGGGTATGCTTCACACTGCTCAGGATAGCACAGTGCATGGGTATGCTTCACACTGCTCAGGATAGCACAGTGCATGGGTATGCTTCACACTGCTCAGGATAGCACAGTGCATGGGTATGCTTCACACTGCTCAGGATAGCACAGTGCATGGGTATGCTTCACACTGCTCAGGATAGCACAGTGCATGGGTATGCTTCACACTGCTCAGGATAGCACAGTGCATGGGTATGCTTCACACTGCTCAGGATAGCACAGTGCATGGGTATGCTTCACACTGCTCAGGATAGCACAGTGCATGGGTATGCTTCACACTGCTCAGGATAGCACAGTGCGTAGGTATGCTTCACACTGCTCAGGATAGCACAGTGCGTAGGTATGCTTCACACTGCTCAGGATAGCACAGTGCGTGGGTTTGCTTCACACTGCTCAGGATAGCACAGTGCATGGGTATGCTTCACACTGCTCAGGATAGCACAGTGCATGGGCAGCCTTCACACTGATCAGGATAGGGCTTCAAATTATGAGATTGTGTGGCATCAGCCACAATATGTAGAATTCCTAGTCAGTAAATTAGCTTTCAATATTTTGTATACCCCATTCTTAAGATTACAACTTTTTTCCTCTTTGAACTTTTAGAACAACTTGCTTGCTTTTGTATGTAAGAGTACTTTTCCTTCTGAACTACACTGCAACCTCATGCACACTGGATACAAAAGGAAGCGCTCCACAAGTCCGCTTACTTGTTCATTGGGTTAATGTACCATTAGGAAAACTTTGCAgaatcatatttttgttttatctatatagtgcctttcacaataaaaataaaccaaaaacttGCTGTATTGTAAGACAGTGCTGTCAATACCAGAGATTAAGGGCTGAGTGGAGTGCTTTTCATGAAAACAGGGCAAAGAGCACAGCGCTCGACAGGTAGCACGGGGCTGTTTGGATAATTAAAGCAGCTGTAGATGTATTTTTAGACTTGCTATTGTAATGGTCTCTCTGGACCTGATTTGAGTGCGGGTTGTGAAACACAGCGTGATATTGTATTGTGGTTTAGTAAGCTGCGGCGCTGGACAGCCAAGCCCGAGCCCCCTCGACTGCTAACTGAAGAGGAGTATCGGAAGCAGGGAGAGGTGGAGACACAGCGTGCCCTGGAGGAACTCAGAGAGTACTGCAACAGCCCTGACTTCAGTGCCTGGAGAGCTATCTCTAGGATAGGCTCGCCCAAAAGGTAAGTGTGTCTAGTGTGCATTTAGAAGTGAAGGTGGAGAAAACACTGTAGCTGCACTGTTTGTATTAACCGAATATGAAATGAAGAGATTGCTGTGAATAATGTGCATTTTCATTCTGCCAGTGCAATCCTTGTGTTGTGCTGTTTTAGACCCATGTGTGTGACCCATGCTTTCACAACCTCAAATACTTCTCAGAAATTTAAATATCAGCTGCAGATATAAActcatctgaaaaacaaatacaaggttTTCTGGATAAGTTTGAACTCACGCCAGTGTTTTTGTGACCCAGGGATTGCAGTCCATTGTATCATTAGTCCTATTGCCAGCAACGCTGCAAACTAGAAATCCTGAACACCACTGTTCCACCGGTAAGAGAGGCAACAAGAGTACTCGTGGTTTGCaagataggttttttttttaagggtgatTTATAACCAAAAAGTTTAAACCCAAAGAAAGTCAAAATGTATTGGTTTCTCATTCCATATCATGTAAGGGTAGACAAGCTTtcattgtatgtacagtattgggAGATGTAAAATATCATTTCTAGGAAAGAAACTTTTTAaatagctgaagggcttttgcccaaaacatcccgaaaataagattttttttaatcttttaaactttttgtgtatgtttaaaaaccttttctttcatattattttatacatatatgaCATGAATCTAATAGTTTTTTCCATAATAGTAATCTATCGGACTAATGCAGTGTTAACAGCAGCAATTGACTCAAGCCATATGAATGGTGATTGTACTATTGAAGATGAAATGCGCCCCAGTCCTTCACTTGAATAAGGGGATTGGTCTTCAAGGGCAGCATAGGGCTAAGCTTTGAGTGCTCAACTCCGTTTGTAAAAGTTACTTTGTTACAAGATTGCAGCTGAAAAGAAACAGGATAGGTTGggaaacaaatattatatttattcacaatTGATAACACAAAAATGGCTGAATAGCAGCAGCAGCTATTGTTGGAGATGTGCCTCGCTATGTTAGATACAGCACCATTTCTGAAAAGGATTAATAGGACAAAAACTAAACTTCAAGAGAATACTGTTGCCTGGTTGTAATCCCGGTGCAGGtactgtgtgtacagtgcagAGCACGCAGGATACACAGAGAAGCTCCTTTTGAACAGTCTGGGAAGTTTTAGCTCGGGTCACTTATTCGCTCATTATGGTGCGTTTACCCTGGCTGTTTATAGTAAACTATACTTCCTTGTATGTTTCTCTATCGCTAGAGGGGCACTGAATTAAAATCCTTTTCCATTTCCCAATTGAATTACTTGGCACTGAACACCatggcttgttttttgtttttccactaTGCCGATATCAGAAGCAGCATGCCTCTCATTTAATAAAGGCACGATTGTGGCATCTATAGATCTACGacggagaggaggccattcagcccgtcATTCCTGAACCAGATGAGCAGTGATGATGTGAATGGCCTCCTCGTTCTTACCCTTCAGAGCTTGTATTGTTTGCTTTGTATTGCTCTAATGCTGTTGTGCTGGCGCAGGTTTGCTGAGTTCGTGGAGGGCGGATCTCACCTGATCCCCAGCGAGGTGTCGATTCACGAGCAGGAGTACGGACTGGGGGGATCCTACTTCGAGCAGGAGCTCTTTGAAAACCAGGAGGAAGAAGAGATGATTCCCCTGCAGGGAAATCACAACTCTGTGTGAAAAACACCAAGACTGAACTCCACACCTCCGCCTGGGTCAAAATAACCTTAATCCACAAGAGGGGGGGGGTGTCTCTCTCCAGGGTAAACTCAACTGTTGCTTTCAGATTCTGTGTGCTGAAAGCTACTTTGACAGTCTGAGTTAAGATGGAGATCCTGATTTAAACTTCTTAACCTCCTGTCCTCTCAACTGGTGCTGACATTTGTGCTTTGagttattttaaaaggtaaaag encodes the following:
- the nemp1 gene encoding nuclear envelope integral membrane protein 1; the protein is MAGETSFRTAAGLVWVCFTISCLFSTTSGSSLLIIPIKDGEIIRQPEPGHFCYSNKLVPGWKETWTRIQIEVRSSQKFKVTVVEDEEKLKELEQFNFWNLFHYFIKERSNETTIGVNLFSSKTCFKVEPSDKTSGYTIAVTRRFDPYLFLVFLAGLLLFFCADTLSRSPAFFYSAGISTGMIASLIVLVFIVARLLPKKSPFYVLLVGGWSFSLYLIQLVFRNLQHLIKQHWQYVTGYVMLVGFLSFAVCYRHGPLVEERSINLLNWVLQLLGLLLLYAGIQVQQVAVALIIAAVCAKNLEYPVRLGIAVHGKLRRWTAKPEPPRLLTEEEYRKQGEVETQRALEELREYCNSPDFSAWRAISRIGSPKRFAEFVEGGSHLIPSEVSIHEQEYGLGGSYFEQELFENQEEEEMIPLQGNHNSV